In Candidatus Methylomirabilota bacterium, the genomic stretch ACCCGCTCGTGGAATTCGAGACCCAGCCGCTCGAAGGGATCCGGAGAGAGGGCCGCGTCGTGCGGCCGACCCCGCGCGCGCCGGAGCCCCTCGGCGACATCCAGATCGAGGACGATCGTGAGATCGGGCACGAGCCCGTCGGTCGCGACCCGATTGAGCCCGGCGATGACGTCGAGCGGCACCCCGCGCCCGTAGCCCTGGTAGGCGACGGTGGAGTCGGCGTACCGGTCGCACACGACCACCGCGCCGCCGTCCAGCGCCGGCCGGATGACGCGCCGCACGTGCTCGGCGCGCGCCAGCGCAAAGGCGAAGCACTCCGTGACGGGGTCCAGCGGAGAGCGCTCGGCCAGGAGCTGCCGCACCCAGGGGCCGAGAGGAGAGCCGTCCGGCTCGGAGGTCGTCGCCAGCCGCACCCCGAGCCCCTCGAGCCACGCGGCGAGCCGCGCGACCTGTGTCGACTTGCCCGCGCCCTCGACGCCCTCGACGGTGATGAGCCGCCCGGCCAGGCTCAGCGGTGGCCACTCACCCATGTTCGTGCAGGCTATCACACGGTCCGGCAGGGCTCAATGCATCGCGCAGCCGAGCGCCGCGCGACGCGGCGGTGGAGGTCGGCGCCGTCAGGCGCCGAGGACGGGGAACCCCAGGCGCTCGAGCGCCGCGATCTGGCGCGCGGCGAACTCGCGGGCGGCCCGCACGACTTCCGGCGGCAGGGGCTCGGGGCGATCCCAGAGCCCGGTCCGGCCCCCCAGGTGCCGCCGGGCGGACGCGACGAAGGCCGGGGGCAGCCGGTCGGGCAAGGCGACCTCGTTCATGAGGGCCCAGGCGATGGTCCAGGCCCGGGCGACGTTCGCGAGATCGTAACCCCCGCCGCCCAGTGCGACGAGGCGCGGCGCCAGGTGTAGAATCCGCCGGACCGCTTCCGCGAAACCGTCCACGCTGAGCGCCAGGTGGGTGAGCGGGTCCGTCCGGTGGCTGTCGATCCCGAGCTGGGCCACCACGACGTCCGGGCGGTAGGCCCGGACGACGGGCGGCACGACCGCGTCGAAGGCCTCGAGGTACACGGCGTCGTCCGTGTACGGCTGGAGCGGCACGTTGACGGCGTACCCGCGGCCGGGGCCGGCCCCGATCTCCTCGACGAAGCCCGTGCCCGGGAAGAGGCGGTCCCCCCGCTCGTGGGTCGAGATCGTGAGCACGTCGGGGCTTTCGTAGAACGCGGCCTGGACGCCGTCTCCGTGGTGGGCGTCGATGTCGACATACGCGACGCGGAGGCCACGGGCGCGGAGCGCCTGGATCGCCAGGACCGCGTCGTTCAGGTAGCAGAAGCCCGAGGCCCGATCCGGCATGGCATGGTGCAGTCCGCCCGCGAAGGCGAAGGCGCGATCGACCTCCCCCGCCGCCACCAGCTCGGCGGCCTGAATCGAGCCGCCGCAGGCGAGCGCCGAGGCCTCGTACATGCCGGGCCAGATGGGGTTGTCGCCGGGCCCCAGCCCGTAGCGGGAGGCCTCCGGCGCCGGCTGGCCCGCGCTGGCCCGCCGGAGCACCTCGAGATAGTCCTCCGTGTGGAAGCTCCGCAGGACGTCGTCAGGCGCGGGGCCGGGGGCCAGGACCTTCGTCTCCGGCAGGGCGGTGAGCCCGAAGGCCTCCATGAGGGCGAAGGTGAGCCCGAGCCGCTCCATCCGGAGAGGGTGGTTGGACCCGTAGTCGAAGCGCCCGTAGGCGTCGGAGTGGACCAGGGCCGTCCTCATGGGACGTTCGCCCGACGGCGCCCGGTCCCCGGGCGCACCCAGTGGCCGCTCCGGCCTCCGGACTTTTCCAGGAGGCAGAGGTCGGTCAGGACCAGCCCGCGGTCGATCGCCTTCACCATGTCGTAGATGGCGAGTCCGGCGCCGGCGGCGGCGGTGAGCGCTTCCATCTCCACGCCCGTCTTGTCGACCGTCCGGACGGCGGTCTCCACGTGCACGGCCGAGCGGCGCCGATCCAGCGCGAAGCGGACGTCGATGCCGGTGAGCCGCAACGGATGGCAGAGCGGGATCAGCTCGGCCGTCCGCTTGGCGGCCATGATCCCGGCGAGCCGGGCCACGCCGAGGACGTCGCCCTTGACGATGCGGCCCGCCGCGATCGCGGCGAGTGTCGGCGGCCGCATGCGAAGGGTGACGCGGGCGCGGGCCTCGCGGGCCGTCTCCGCCTTCTCGGTCACGTCGACCATCCGGGCCTTGCCCTCCCGATCGACGTGCGTCAATCCGGCGAGGCCGACGGCGCCGGGCCGGTCGTCGGTGGACCGGAGGGCGCGGCGGGCGCGTGATCGGCCGAGAGCCGCTTGGACGGGAAGGGGGGCGAGCCGAGAGGGGCCGCCCCCCTTGAGGGCGCGGGACATGATGAAGGCGCCGGATCCGCTAGATCGTCGGAGGGGGCCTCAACGGCCCCCTCCGAGACCTCCCCCAGGAGCGTTGCGGCGGCAGAGCCGCCGCTCGGAGCGCTCTCCGATGCACAACACGACCGGTCACAGACGCCGGGTCACTCTGACACATCCCGCTAGGCGGGCATCTGGGCGGAGCGCTGGCTCTGCCGAATGAGCGCCTCCATGCGGTCCTTGGCCATCAGCTTCAGCTTCTTGAGCTCACCCACCCGCCACTGTTGCTCGGTCGTCAGGAACGGCCGGGCCTGGAGGCTCTGGATCTCGCGCTCGTATCCCTGGTGCTCCTCGCGGAGCCGCCGGAACTCGGCGTTCGCCTCCGACAGTTGCTGGACGAGGACCTCGCGATCCGGCATGATCCCCTCCTTGACGGCACAAAAACAAAAATGGCCAGCGCCTCACTGGCCGCTGACCTCGCCTTCCTGGACCCGTTGCGCACCCGACGCACTCGGCCCTCCCGTAGCTCCGGGGTTCGGCCTTTCGCGCTGTGCCTCCCTTGTATCAAATCCCGCCGGAGGCTGTCAAGCCGCCGGCCTCGGAGCCTCCGGACGACATTCAGCCACCGGAGGGGCCGGCGAGGTCCTCCCCCGAGGAACTAGGGACTCGCCCCGACCGTGACGCCGCCCAGGAACGCCGGAACATAGGCGAAGAGATTCGCCAGCAGGCCGAGGGTCCCGCCGTCGAATACCTTGACCTGCGGCCCCCCTCCGGCGCCGGCCCCCGTGATGATGTCGGCCGTCCCGTCGCCGTTCATGTCCCCGGCGGCCACGAACACCCCGCCCGTGAAGGCCGGAGCGTACGCGAAGAACGCCCGGGTGAGCCCGCCCGTCGGGTCGAAGACCTTGACGACCGGCGCCGCGCCCGGCCCCGGCCCCGTGATGATGTAGTCCGCCCGGCCGGCGCCGCCCATGTCCCCGGCTGCCACCCGCACGCCGCCGGTGAAGCTCGGGTCGTACGCGAAGAAGTTCGCCAGCATCAGCCCGGTCGCGCCCGAGAAGACCCGGACGTTCGGCCCCCCGCCCTCGCCCGCCCCCGTGATGATGTCGGCCATCCCGTCGCCGTTCACGTCCCCGGCCGCCACGAAGACGCCGCCGGTGAAGGTCGGATCATAGGCGAAGAACGACCGGAGGAGCGCGCCCGTCCGGCCGTCGAAGACCCGGACGTTCGGCCCCCCGCCCGGGCCCGGCCCCGTGATGATGTCGGCCCGCCCGTCGCCGTTGACGTCCCCCACCGCCACCCGCACCCCAC encodes the following:
- a CDS encoding VCBS repeat-containing protein, with product HVKVFGPGSLAPVASFFAYAAEFHGGVYVAGGDLNGDGVPDIVTGAGPGGGPEVRVFDGVTGTLLRSFLAYDASFTGGVRVAVGDVNGDGRADIITGPGPGGGPNVRVFDGRTGALLRSFFAYDPTFTGGVFVAAGDVNGDGMADIITGAGEGGGPNVRVFSGATGLMLANFFAYDPSFTGGVRVAAGDMGGAGRADYIITGPGPGAAPVVKVFDPTGGLTRAFFAYAPAFTGGVFVAAGDMNGDGTADIITGAGAGGGPQVKVFDGGTLGLLANLFAYVPAFLGGVTVGASP
- the moaC gene encoding cyclic pyranopterin monophosphate synthase MoaC → MTHVDREGKARMVDVTEKAETAREARARVTLRMRPPTLAAIAAGRIVKGDVLGVARLAGIMAAKRTAELIPLCHPLRLTGIDVRFALDRRRSAVHVETAVRTVDKTGVEMEALTAAAGAGLAIYDMVKAIDRGLVLTDLCLLEKSGGRSGHWVRPGTGRRRANVP
- a CDS encoding YdcH family protein; the encoded protein is MPDREVLVQQLSEANAEFRRLREEHQGYEREIQSLQARPFLTTEQQWRVGELKKLKLMAKDRMEALIRQSQRSAQMPA
- a CDS encoding acetoin utilization protein AcuC; this encodes MRTALVHSDAYGRFDYGSNHPLRMERLGLTFALMEAFGLTALPETKVLAPGPAPDDVLRSFHTEDYLEVLRRASAGQPAPEASRYGLGPGDNPIWPGMYEASALACGGSIQAAELVAAGEVDRAFAFAGGLHHAMPDRASGFCYLNDAVLAIQALRARGLRVAYVDIDAHHGDGVQAAFYESPDVLTISTHERGDRLFPGTGFVEEIGAGPGRGYAVNVPLQPYTDDAVYLEAFDAVVPPVVRAYRPDVVVAQLGIDSHRTDPLTHLALSVDGFAEAVRRILHLAPRLVALGGGGYDLANVARAWTIAWALMNEVALPDRLPPAFVASARRHLGGRTGLWDRPEPLPPEVVRAAREFAARQIAALERLGFPVLGA
- the tmk gene encoding dTMP kinase; protein product: MGEWPPLSLAGRLITVEGVEGAGKSTQVARLAAWLEGLGVRLATTSEPDGSPLGPWVRQLLAERSPLDPVTECFAFALARAEHVRRVIRPALDGGAVVVCDRYADSTVAYQGYGRGVPLDVIAGLNRVATDGLVPDLTIVLDLDVAEGLRRARGRPHDAALSPDPFERLGLEFHERVRKGYRAIHEREPARVELVDAHQPAEALAEAIRVVVAARFGRGGTR